A stretch of Antennarius striatus isolate MH-2024 chromosome 6, ASM4005453v1, whole genome shotgun sequence DNA encodes these proteins:
- the yap1 gene encoding transcriptional coactivator YAP1, with the protein MDPSQHNPPAGHQIVHVRGDSETDLEALFNAVMNPKNTIVPPSVPMRMRKLPDSFFKPPEPKSHSRQASTDAGSGGALTPHHVRAHSSPASLQLGAVSGGSLSGMPPASASPQHLRQSSYEIPDDVPLPPGWEMAKTASGQRYFLNHIDQTTTWQDPRKALLQMNQATPANSVPVQQQNIMNPANGPLPDGWEQAITSEGEIYYINHKNKTTSWLDPRLDPRFALNQQRMTQSAPVKQGGQLPPSTHSGVIGGNNQMRLQQIEKERLRLKQQELLRQRPQELALRNQLPTSMDQDGGTNPVSSPMAQDARTMTANSSDPFLNSGTYHSRDESTDSGLSMSSYSVPRTPDDFLNSVDEMDTGDPLPPSMGTQPSRFPDYLDAIPGTDVDLGTLESESMAVEGEELMPSLQEALSSDILNDMESVLAATKIDKESFLTWL; encoded by the exons ATGGATCCGAGCCAGCATAACCCTCCTGCCGGACACCAAATCGTCCATGTACGGGGTGACTCTGAGACCGACCTGGAGGCGCTTTTTAACGCCGTGATGAACCCGAAAAACACCATTGTTCCACCCTCAGTAccgatgaggatgaggaagctGCCAGACTCTTTCTTCAAACCTCCAGAACCAAAGTCCCACTCCAGACAA GCTAGCACAGATGCTGGGAGCGGTGGAGCACTTACACCACACCATGTCCGTGCACACTCATCCCCAGCCTCCCTGCAGTTGGGAGCTGTTTCTGGTGGCTCCCTGTCAGGCATGCCCCCAGCAAGCGCCTCCCCTCAACATCTCCGTCAATCTTCCTACGAGATTCCTGATGATGTGCCCTTGCCTCCAGGGTGGGAGATGGCTAAGACTGCTTCTGGCCAGAGATATTTCCTGAA CCACATTGACCAGACTACCACTTGGCAGGATCCTCGCAAGGCCCTGCTCCAGATGAACCAGGCTACCCCAGCCAATTCTGTGCCAGTACAGCAACAGAACATTATGAACCCAGCCAACG GTCCCCTCCCTGATGGCTGGGAGCAAGCTATTACATCAGAGGGAGAAATTTACTACATCAACCACAAGAACAAGACCACATCATGGCTTGACCCACGACTGGACCCACGCTTTG CCCTGAACCAACAGAGAATGACGCAGAGTGCCCCTGTGAAGCAGGGAGGGCAGCTGCCCCCTAGCACCCACAGTGGAGTCATAGGAGGCAACAATCAAATGAGACTGCAGCAGATTGAAAAGGAAAGGCTGAGACTGAAACAACAGGAGCTGCTTCGGCAGAGACCACAG GAGCTCGCGCTCAGAAATCAGCTGCCTACCAGTATGGATCAAGATGGTGGCACAAACCCTGTGTCTTCCCCTATGGCCCAAGATGCTCGGACCATGACTGCCAACAGCTCTGACCCATTCCTAAACAG CGGGACATACCACTCCAGGGATGAGAGCACAGACAGCGGTCTGAGTATGAGCAGCTACAGCGTTCCTCGCACTCCAGATGACTTCCTCAACAGTGTGGATGAGATGGACACAG GGGACCCTCTTCCACCTTCAATGGGAACGCAGCCCAGCCGTTTCCCTGACTACCTGGATGCCATTCCAGGAACAGATGTGGACCTGGGCACCCTAGAGAGTGAGAGCATGGCGGTGGAGGGCGAAGAGCTGATGCCCAGTCTGCAAGAGGCCCTGAGCTCTGACATCCTCAATGACATGGAGTCTGTGCTGGCAGCTACCAAGATTGACAAAGAAAGCTTCCTCACATGGTTATAG